A portion of the Pedobacter cryoconitis genome contains these proteins:
- the msrA gene encoding peptide-methionine (S)-S-oxide reductase MsrA: protein MKYLAIIILLFVSINGANAQQKKLQKATFGMGCFWCSEALFQKLDGVTAVRSGFEGGSYPNPTYEEVCSGTTGHAEVIEFNYDPAKISYDELLEVFWKSHDPTTLNRQGADVGTQYRSVVFYSTPEQKAAAEHYKAQLNKTNAYGKPVVTEITKAETFYKAEGYHQDYFNKNSDQPYCRLVILPKLEKLEKVFKAKLKH, encoded by the coding sequence ATGAAATACCTCGCAATCATAATACTCCTGTTTGTATCCATAAACGGAGCAAACGCACAGCAGAAAAAACTACAAAAAGCCACTTTCGGAATGGGCTGCTTCTGGTGCTCAGAAGCCCTCTTCCAGAAACTAGATGGAGTAACCGCAGTCAGATCAGGCTTTGAAGGAGGCTCCTACCCCAATCCAACCTACGAAGAAGTTTGCTCAGGCACAACCGGACACGCAGAAGTTATTGAATTCAACTACGACCCAGCAAAAATCTCCTATGATGAACTGCTCGAAGTATTCTGGAAAAGCCATGACCCAACAACCCTAAACCGTCAGGGAGCAGATGTCGGCACCCAATACCGTTCAGTAGTTTTCTATAGTACTCCTGAGCAAAAAGCAGCAGCAGAACACTACAAAGCACAACTCAATAAAACAAACGCCTATGGCAAACCAGTAGTCACTGAAATCACAAAAGCAGAAACCTTTTACAAAGCCGAAGGATACCATCAGGACTACTTCAATAAAAACTCAGACCAGCCCTACTGCAGACTAGTTATCTTACCAAAATTAGAGAAACTGGAAAAAGTATTCAAAGCAAAGCTGAAACACTAA
- a CDS encoding SGNH/GDSL hydrolase family protein codes for MNSKFIFRSILAVAVVTAASCKPELKTITPSKGSADFTRYIAVGNSLTSGFADGGLYLEGQQNAFPLMIGTQMQTVGGGTFSMPFFNANQADGSGYKKLSSFTATGDPVIVDVPAQAAIGTANVPGFGTVPLFTKYAGDLNNYGVPGIRLNNITLTYYGNLNPYFERLLPNTSPANTTSYLSFVNAKPFTFFSMWLGNNDVLGYATGGAAVAADFPTDKALFTQLYNLAASTMIKGGAGGTGAKGVVATIPDVLSTPYFTTVTLKALLTAVQASAPTVQAIFIQPGTGAPRPATAEDYFLLPLKAANLIGKPNGAGLPYGLHPGNPVESKYVLDKAEAAVVADYTNSYNATIKSVAAANGLALVDANALLKVYGAGKVVNGAAVSGAYITGNLFSLDGIHLTPFGYAIVANEFIKSINSQYGSSIPTVDVTKYRGVKFP; via the coding sequence ATGAACTCGAAATTTATATTCAGAAGTATTCTTGCAGTAGCTGTTGTTACAGCTGCATCGTGCAAGCCAGAACTAAAAACAATAACGCCCAGTAAAGGGAGTGCGGATTTTACAAGATATATTGCAGTCGGAAACTCTTTAACTTCAGGTTTCGCTGATGGCGGATTATATCTGGAAGGTCAGCAGAATGCATTTCCATTGATGATCGGTACGCAAATGCAAACTGTCGGTGGTGGTACTTTCAGTATGCCTTTTTTTAATGCAAACCAGGCTGATGGATCAGGCTATAAAAAACTATCAAGCTTCACGGCTACAGGAGATCCTGTAATTGTAGATGTACCTGCGCAGGCAGCGATCGGCACGGCAAATGTTCCGGGTTTCGGAACAGTTCCTCTTTTCACAAAATATGCGGGTGATCTGAACAATTATGGTGTACCGGGCATCAGGTTAAACAATATTACGCTTACTTATTACGGGAATTTAAATCCTTATTTTGAACGTTTGTTGCCGAATACTTCACCGGCGAATACAACGTCTTACCTGAGTTTTGTCAATGCTAAGCCTTTTACTTTCTTTAGTATGTGGTTAGGTAACAATGACGTTTTAGGTTATGCAACTGGTGGGGCTGCTGTCGCAGCAGATTTTCCTACTGATAAAGCATTATTTACGCAATTGTATAATCTTGCTGCAAGTACAATGATCAAGGGTGGAGCAGGTGGTACTGGTGCTAAGGGTGTAGTGGCTACTATCCCTGATGTTTTAAGTACGCCTTATTTCACAACAGTTACTTTAAAAGCATTGTTAACAGCGGTTCAGGCTTCTGCACCAACTGTGCAGGCTATTTTTATTCAGCCTGGTACGGGAGCTCCGAGACCTGCTACAGCAGAAGATTATTTCTTACTTCCTTTAAAGGCTGCAAATTTGATTGGAAAGCCTAATGGGGCAGGTTTGCCTTATGGTTTACATCCTGGAAATCCGGTTGAAAGTAAATATGTGCTGGATAAAGCGGAGGCTGCTGTGGTTGCCGATTATACAAATTCTTATAATGCAACGATCAAAAGTGTGGCGGCGGCAAATGGGCTTGCTTTGGTAGATGCCAATGCTTTGCTTAAGGTTTATGGGGCTGGTAAGGTGGTGAATGGTGCTGCGGTTAGCGGGGCTTATATTACTGGAAATCTTTTCTCTTTAGATGGGATTCACCTTACTCCGTTTGGTTATGCGATTGTAGCGAATGAGTTTATTAAGTCTATCAATTCACAGTATGGTTCTAGTATTCCAACTGTTGATGTAACGAAGTACAGAGGGGTTAAATTTCCTTAA
- a CDS encoding OmpP1/FadL family transporter, translated as MKKILLSFLLAVPILGYSQSYQVNLQGQKQTAMGGAGTGVALDEAAVFFNPGAVSFLKKNGVQAGGSAIFLKAAFKENGSNITEYTKDKLTVPPAAYAVFGNPNNRLRFGLGVYVPFGGAVHWDPNWTGKYTVTSLDLQAIFVQPTLSYKITDHIGIGAGFVYSNGKVDLKRGIPLTLNDGTSATAQLKGHSHDFGWNAGIYVETISGVTIGVTHRSQVTAQVKDGDAIFKVPQALQDGFPTKFNANLPLPATSSIGLGFYPSSKTIIAVDANWVHWSKYKVLAFDYNNNSRIPNTSSPRNYHDGGAVRVGIQNMATERLALRLGAAYAFTPVGKGYVTPEVPDANRILLSAGLGYKASERFSIDLSFLYENIKSRNETNIETNLSGDFKTVAYIPGIALSYKW; from the coding sequence ATGAAAAAGATTTTACTAAGTTTTTTACTGGCAGTGCCTATTCTGGGCTACTCCCAATCCTACCAGGTTAACCTTCAGGGACAAAAGCAAACCGCAATGGGCGGTGCAGGTACAGGGGTTGCTTTAGATGAAGCAGCTGTGTTTTTTAACCCTGGCGCGGTGTCTTTCCTTAAAAAAAATGGGGTACAGGCTGGTGGAAGTGCAATTTTTTTGAAAGCAGCTTTCAAGGAGAATGGTTCTAATATCACAGAATACACAAAAGATAAATTAACTGTACCACCAGCTGCTTATGCAGTATTTGGTAATCCGAATAACAGACTTCGTTTTGGACTGGGTGTTTATGTACCATTCGGTGGTGCTGTACACTGGGACCCAAACTGGACTGGTAAATATACAGTGACTTCACTGGATCTGCAGGCGATTTTTGTTCAGCCTACTTTAAGTTATAAAATTACTGATCATATTGGTATCGGTGCTGGTTTTGTTTATTCCAATGGAAAGGTTGATTTAAAAAGAGGCATTCCGCTTACTTTAAATGATGGTACATCAGCGACTGCGCAGCTTAAAGGTCATTCACATGATTTTGGCTGGAATGCTGGTATTTACGTAGAGACTATATCTGGCGTAACTATCGGTGTAACGCACCGTTCACAAGTGACTGCACAGGTAAAAGATGGGGACGCTATATTTAAGGTTCCACAAGCATTACAAGATGGTTTTCCTACAAAGTTTAATGCCAATCTGCCTTTACCAGCAACATCTTCTATTGGTTTAGGGTTTTACCCATCTTCAAAAACTATTATTGCGGTGGATGCAAACTGGGTTCACTGGAGTAAATACAAAGTATTAGCTTTTGACTATAACAACAATTCAAGAATTCCAAACACGAGTTCTCCAAGAAATTACCATGATGGGGGTGCTGTACGTGTAGGTATTCAGAATATGGCGACCGAGCGTTTAGCTTTAAGATTAGGAGCTGCCTATGCATTTACACCTGTTGGAAAGGGATATGTAACACCAGAGGTTCCGGATGCTAACCGTATTCTGCTAAGTGCAGGTTTAGGTTACAAAGCATCTGAGCGTTTCAGTATTGATTTATCTTTCTTGTATGAAAATATTAAATCAAGAAATGAGACGAATATAGAAACCAATTTAAGCGGGGATTTCAAAACCGTTGCTTATATCCCTGGCATTGCTTTATCTTATAAATGGTAA
- a CDS encoding NAD(P)H-dependent oxidoreductase, protein MSLIDALKWRYATKKMNGEKVPQAKVDQIVEAARLAPTSSGLQPFKVIVVTNEELKAKIQTIAFGQSQIVDSSHLLIFAAWENYTEQNIRAVFARTNAERGLPDETPSDYEIQLSSNYTTRPEEVNFNHAAKQAYIGFGVALTEAALLKVDATPMEGFNPAELDELLSLRQKGLRSVTLLPLGYRSESEDWLVNLKKVRTPKNEFVIEYN, encoded by the coding sequence ATGAGCTTAATAGATGCACTTAAATGGCGGTATGCAACAAAAAAAATGAATGGAGAAAAGGTCCCTCAAGCTAAGGTTGACCAGATTGTTGAAGCTGCACGTCTTGCACCAACTTCATCTGGCCTTCAGCCATTTAAAGTAATTGTGGTAACAAACGAGGAATTAAAAGCAAAAATTCAGACTATTGCTTTTGGACAGTCTCAAATTGTTGATTCTTCACACCTGCTTATTTTTGCAGCATGGGAAAACTATACGGAACAAAATATCAGAGCCGTTTTTGCCCGCACCAATGCTGAACGCGGTCTTCCTGATGAAACTCCATCAGACTATGAAATCCAGTTAAGTTCAAACTATACGACAAGACCTGAAGAAGTGAATTTTAACCACGCTGCCAAACAGGCATATATTGGTTTTGGTGTAGCACTTACAGAAGCTGCGTTGTTAAAAGTAGATGCCACTCCAATGGAAGGATTTAATCCTGCAGAGCTGGACGAATTATTAAGTTTAAGACAAAAAGGCCTTCGCAGTGTTACCTTGTTACCATTAGGTTACAGAAGCGAAAGCGAAGACTGGTTGGTGAACTTGAAAAAAGTACGTACACCAAAAAATGAATTCGTTATTGAATATAACTAA
- a CDS encoding carboxypeptidase-like regulatory domain-containing protein, translating into MNYFKISFALSILCFSLGFQASAQQDTVMLSNILNKSKIIAEQHPVEKVYLHFDKPYYSVADTMFFKAYLTSEQNIPSPLSKVVYVDVINSQDSLVKSMKLPVTNSAAYGSLELDMVNFKQGNYYIRAYTVWMFNSSPEYFFTKTIPIGEAIDKKLITHLTYNNIQTDKSQVINAQIQFKNLDKAILANKPVNWSVMSNYEVVSKGRGVTDQNGILKISITPKKNEFITKGDLTTELNMGNQEVLNSSFVLKPKAGSTDIQFFPEGGELVKGIPTQIAFKAIKQDGLGIEVKGTIADSDGNQITAFSSTHLGMGAFYLNAEGGKTYKATVTFSDGSKKVIDLPKPVESGISVQANTTNPEMINFKIVASDTYFQQNQGKSVYLIAQNAGQVYYAAQTKLQTQVTAAKIPTDKFPSGIVQLTLFSATGEPISERLAFVLHKNAMNLTLKSDLPAYKVRQKVRMTISAKDSTQRLVGNFSLSVTDQQKVPVDETTETTILSSLLLTSDLQGFVERPNYYFVKNDEKKRAELDILMLTQGYRRFSYKEIMAGRFPANTYLPEQGMSITGILRDRTGMPVRKGALRLTSPGRTLSSETLTTNSGLFAFPNLVFEDGAELLINAKYNAAGSNMMIVLDNPPFPDVTSNPYPATEVANIDSTLSSYLDNSKKQYSNLRTLKEVKITGATVKKPSHTDYTALTGLSMMPDHMIDGERLSGCNDLLTCLKSMAMGLTFDTDRFFITRDYMQGNKSTPVQVFINGNAVDAINLGSIQPADVESIEIFLKDQLGLVFKNYNCNGVLVVNTKKVPKSNMSLADLKKMMPQSNMLKFTPKGYTKTREFYAPKYLTQTSSYTGNDLRTTIYWNPKIVTNATGDTVLEFYNADGKGTYRAVIEGVDANGNVGRYVYRYTVK; encoded by the coding sequence ATGAACTACTTTAAAATATCATTTGCATTATCTATACTTTGCTTTTCTTTAGGATTCCAGGCATCAGCACAACAGGATACCGTTATGCTCAGCAATATTCTTAATAAGTCAAAGATCATTGCAGAACAGCATCCTGTAGAAAAGGTCTATCTCCATTTTGATAAACCATACTACAGCGTCGCGGATACCATGTTCTTCAAAGCCTACCTTACCTCCGAACAGAATATTCCTTCGCCATTGAGCAAAGTAGTTTATGTAGATGTGATCAACAGCCAGGATTCACTGGTCAAATCGATGAAACTTCCAGTAACCAACAGTGCAGCTTACGGAAGTCTGGAGCTGGACATGGTTAACTTTAAACAAGGCAATTATTATATCAGAGCCTATACCGTCTGGATGTTTAATTCCAGCCCTGAATATTTCTTCACTAAAACTATTCCGATTGGAGAAGCTATAGACAAGAAACTGATTACCCATTTAACCTATAACAATATACAAACTGATAAAAGTCAGGTCATCAATGCACAGATACAGTTTAAGAATCTCGACAAGGCCATTCTTGCCAATAAACCAGTTAACTGGAGCGTTATGTCAAATTATGAGGTAGTCAGTAAAGGGAGGGGAGTTACGGACCAGAACGGGATTTTAAAAATAAGTATCACTCCAAAGAAAAATGAATTCATCACCAAAGGAGACCTGACTACAGAACTCAACATGGGGAACCAGGAAGTCCTGAATTCTTCTTTTGTACTTAAACCAAAAGCCGGAAGCACTGATATTCAATTCTTCCCTGAAGGTGGAGAACTTGTGAAGGGTATACCGACACAAATTGCCTTTAAAGCTATTAAACAAGACGGGCTTGGTATTGAAGTTAAAGGGACTATTGCAGATAGCGATGGCAACCAGATTACCGCATTCAGCTCTACCCACCTTGGCATGGGGGCATTCTATCTGAACGCAGAAGGTGGTAAAACTTACAAAGCAACAGTCACTTTCAGTGATGGTTCTAAAAAAGTAATAGACCTGCCAAAACCTGTTGAATCAGGAATTTCAGTTCAGGCGAATACCACGAATCCCGAGATGATTAATTTCAAGATCGTAGCCAGTGATACCTATTTCCAGCAAAACCAGGGTAAAAGTGTTTATTTAATCGCACAAAATGCCGGTCAGGTATATTATGCAGCACAAACCAAATTACAGACACAAGTTACCGCAGCAAAAATACCGACTGATAAATTTCCTTCGGGAATTGTTCAGCTTACACTTTTCTCTGCAACAGGAGAACCAATCAGTGAACGTTTAGCCTTCGTGCTGCACAAAAATGCGATGAACCTGACTTTAAAATCAGATCTTCCTGCTTATAAAGTCAGACAAAAAGTAAGAATGACTATTTCTGCTAAAGATTCTACACAGCGCTTAGTAGGGAATTTCTCACTTAGCGTAACCGATCAGCAGAAAGTCCCGGTAGATGAAACTACAGAAACAACAATATTGAGTTCTTTATTACTGACTTCGGATCTGCAAGGCTTTGTAGAACGTCCAAACTACTACTTCGTGAAAAACGATGAGAAAAAACGTGCAGAACTTGATATTTTAATGCTGACCCAGGGTTACCGCCGCTTCTCTTACAAAGAAATTATGGCCGGCAGGTTCCCTGCAAATACTTACCTTCCTGAGCAGGGAATGAGTATCACGGGTATTTTGAGAGACAGAACAGGAATGCCGGTCAGAAAAGGAGCTTTACGTTTAACCAGCCCCGGAAGAACGCTTTCTTCAGAAACACTGACTACAAATTCCGGCCTTTTCGCTTTCCCTAACCTGGTTTTTGAAGATGGTGCAGAATTACTGATCAACGCAAAATATAATGCAGCAGGAAGCAATATGATGATTGTCCTGGATAATCCTCCTTTCCCTGACGTCACCAGCAATCCTTATCCAGCAACTGAAGTTGCCAATATCGACAGTACGCTCTCATCTTACCTGGATAACAGTAAAAAACAATACAGTAATCTGCGTACCCTTAAAGAGGTGAAAATTACCGGAGCAACGGTTAAAAAACCAAGCCACACGGATTATACAGCTTTAACAGGATTGAGTATGATGCCAGACCATATGATTGATGGAGAAAGATTAAGTGGTTGTAATGACCTTTTAACCTGCCTTAAATCTATGGCAATGGGACTTACCTTTGATACAGACAGGTTCTTCATTACCCGCGATTATATGCAGGGAAATAAAAGTACGCCGGTACAGGTATTCATTAATGGAAATGCAGTGGATGCAATTAACCTGGGCAGTATTCAGCCTGCGGATGTAGAGTCTATTGAAATTTTCTTAAAGGATCAGCTGGGCCTTGTTTTCAAGAATTACAACTGTAATGGTGTATTGGTGGTGAACACGAAAAAGGTCCCTAAGTCAAACATGAGCCTGGCCGACTTAAAGAAAATGATGCCACAAAGCAACATGCTTAAGTTTACCCCTAAAGGATATACGAAAACAAGAGAGTTTTATGCCCCTAAATACCTGACGCAAACCAGCTCTTATACAGGGAACGATTTAAGGACCACAATTTACTGGAACCCTAAAATCGTGACCAATGCAACTGGAGATACCGTGCTTGAGTTTTATAATGCAGACGGTAAAGGAACCTACAGAGCAGTGATTGAGGGCGTCGATGCAAATGGTAATGTTGGCCGTTATGTATACCGCTATACTGTTAAATAA
- a CDS encoding CBS domain-containing protein, protein MKTVKQLLSTKSAQIFSVTAETSVLDALSVMMEKNISALLILEGTQLSGIFTERDYARKIVLQGKTSADTPLSEVMTGSPITVSPNDSLDRCMEIMTDKHIRHLPVLADHQIIGMVSIGDVVKFIIEDQKQTISQLEGYINS, encoded by the coding sequence ATGAAAACCGTAAAACAACTACTCAGCACTAAATCAGCACAGATCTTTTCGGTTACGGCAGAAACATCTGTTCTGGATGCCCTTAGCGTAATGATGGAGAAAAACATCAGTGCGCTGCTCATCCTGGAAGGCACTCAGTTATCAGGAATATTTACTGAAAGAGACTATGCCAGGAAAATTGTCCTTCAGGGAAAAACTTCTGCAGATACACCTTTAAGTGAAGTCATGACCGGCAGTCCAATTACAGTTTCTCCAAATGACAGTCTGGACCGCTGCATGGAAATTATGACCGATAAACATATCCGTCACTTACCAGTATTAGCTGACCACCAGATTATTGGGATGGTCTCGATTGGCGATGTGGTTAAATTCATCATCGAGGATCAAAAGCAGACCATTTCCCAATTGGAAGGTTATATCAACAGCTAG
- a CDS encoding PspC domain-containing protein, translating into MKKTLNINIGNSIIHIEEDAYELLTTYLIEVKQHFGKSADDFEIVSDIENRIAEMFTEILHTQQKQVIELEDVQVVIGLMGSVQDFEEQSEEDPAADYNNAYSSAFAERKIYRDTDEAMVAGVCAGLSHYLKMDVSIIRIVAALSVMLGGSGLIAYLVLWIAIPKASTRAERMAMKGEAANLQGFKRSFEEELSNLKDNLKNANEHLRPFVKHSGNFITEFITVLGTFLQGSGKIIFKFIAIILLLIGSVFLLSDIVALASILGIWYSGAAQVFPFNIVNGSYLTIFSVAAFFTIAIPLLGMILLSIRVAFNSRPIHQMLSYALLLIWLCALSVGIFFIAKTGTEFKEEATFTQTLPLKTYPVYTLEMDKTMFFSKEDSLQYRLNSSDFIGKIIQKDPERSSAAPRNVSIRIEKSEGNVPVLIQTYSAQGRDFAMALNHAKNIRYDFAQQDSLLKFGPEVHLKKQEYWRDQRVELLIKLPVGTKLRIGKNLDRYLNGYSLWECDDENFVEDRYEGVMTEDGLKCQLEKK; encoded by the coding sequence ATGAAGAAGACACTAAACATAAATATTGGCAACTCCATCATTCACATTGAGGAAGACGCCTACGAACTACTCACCACATACCTGATTGAGGTTAAACAACATTTCGGGAAAAGCGCTGATGACTTTGAAATCGTTTCTGACATTGAGAACCGGATTGCAGAAATGTTTACTGAGATTTTGCACACGCAGCAGAAACAAGTGATTGAGCTGGAAGATGTGCAGGTTGTCATTGGCTTAATGGGCTCTGTCCAGGATTTTGAAGAACAATCTGAAGAAGATCCGGCAGCAGATTACAATAACGCATATTCTTCTGCCTTTGCAGAACGGAAAATCTATAGAGATACCGATGAAGCTATGGTTGCAGGTGTTTGTGCTGGCTTGAGCCATTACCTTAAAATGGATGTCAGTATTATCCGGATCGTTGCCGCTTTATCGGTGATGTTAGGTGGGTCAGGTTTGATCGCTTACCTGGTTTTATGGATTGCGATCCCTAAAGCCTCTACCAGGGCAGAACGTATGGCCATGAAAGGAGAGGCTGCAAACCTGCAGGGTTTTAAGAGAAGTTTTGAAGAAGAATTATCCAATTTAAAAGATAACCTGAAAAATGCGAACGAACATTTACGTCCTTTTGTGAAACATTCCGGTAACTTCATTACCGAATTCATTACTGTTCTGGGAACATTTTTACAAGGCTCCGGGAAAATTATTTTTAAGTTCATCGCCATTATCTTATTGCTGATTGGTTCCGTATTTCTATTGAGTGATATTGTGGCGCTGGCTTCCATTCTTGGGATATGGTATTCTGGAGCCGCACAGGTATTCCCCTTTAACATTGTAAACGGATCTTACCTGACCATTTTTAGTGTAGCCGCTTTCTTCACCATAGCGATCCCTTTGCTAGGTATGATCCTGCTTTCTATAAGAGTTGCTTTTAATAGTCGTCCTATTCACCAGATGTTATCTTACGCTCTGCTCTTAATCTGGTTATGTGCACTTTCGGTTGGTATTTTCTTTATCGCAAAAACGGGTACTGAATTTAAAGAGGAAGCTACTTTTACACAAACCTTACCCTTAAAGACTTACCCGGTTTACACACTGGAAATGGATAAAACTATGTTTTTCAGTAAAGAGGACAGCTTGCAGTACCGCTTAAATTCATCCGACTTTATCGGAAAGATTATTCAAAAAGACCCTGAAAGATCATCGGCTGCCCCTAGAAATGTATCGATCAGAATAGAGAAAAGTGAAGGAAACGTGCCTGTACTGATCCAAACTTACAGCGCACAAGGAAGGGATTTCGCTATGGCACTGAACCATGCAAAGAATATCCGCTATGATTTTGCACAGCAGGACTCCTTATTGAAATTTGGTCCTGAAGTACATTTGAAAAAACAAGAATACTGGAGAGACCAACGGGTTGAATTGCTGATTAAACTACCTGTAGGAACTAAACTGCGGATCGGTAAAAACCTGGACCGTTACCTGAATGGCTATTCTCTTTGGGAATGTGATGATGAAAATTTCGTAGAGGACAGGTATGAAGGGGTAATGACTGAAGATGGTTTGAAGTGCCAGCTGGAGAAAAAATAG
- a CDS encoding PadR family transcriptional regulator, which translates to MIAENTQTQMRKGILEYCVLLIISRGEIYASDIIAELKSAKLLVVEGTLYPLLTRLKNNGLLNYNWVESTSGPPRKYYTLTPLGTAMLAQLDGTWQELSFAIAKSKNQTNP; encoded by the coding sequence ATGATAGCAGAAAATACACAAACGCAAATGCGAAAGGGCATACTGGAATATTGTGTGCTCCTGATTATATCAAGAGGAGAGATTTATGCCTCTGATATCATCGCTGAATTAAAGTCAGCCAAACTACTGGTTGTAGAGGGGACACTCTATCCGTTATTGACCCGGTTAAAAAATAATGGGCTACTGAATTATAACTGGGTAGAATCAACTTCGGGGCCGCCCCGTAAATATTACACACTCACACCTTTAGGGACTGCAATGCTGGCCCAGCTAGACGGAACCTGGCAAGAGTTGTCATTCGCTATTGCAAAATCAAAGAACCAAACCAACCCTTAA
- a CDS encoding putative sensor domain DACNV-containing protein, whose protein sequence is MIYKPTYQAAQIIAPKVEAIFAQHLAAARESGEEDLAPLPSAEIVEAIIDATFWASIRKEEGHSPKISLAFLPPAQGGSPLLFKNRLPLNPTILTKIAPGVERPGIHIGVWQEDGELYIWGTTTSIPNFCFVLDVSEPALLVIKHRRIYGFGKFTNIAVLKGDQIKIVDVNSARHPDCPPMLLSLLDLTAPSYWNDTVNVLIQLAVSMRSHQRGGTLLVVPNGTKNWLQSIIKPIQYGIQPAFCGLSNLLKQDRKQASQIFWQTVLKREVEHLAGLTAIDGATVISDDYELLAFGAKIGRAKGKELIEELSFIEPIAGGGAVVMHPAKVGGTRHLSAAQFIQDQNDAIALVASQDGHFTIYSWSPIQERVMAHRIDTLLL, encoded by the coding sequence ATGATCTATAAACCCACTTATCAGGCAGCTCAAATTATCGCTCCTAAAGTTGAAGCCATTTTTGCGCAGCATCTTGCTGCAGCAAGGGAGAGTGGAGAGGAAGATCTTGCGCCTTTGCCTTCGGCAGAGATTGTAGAGGCGATTATTGATGCCACTTTTTGGGCGAGTATCCGAAAGGAAGAAGGTCATTCACCGAAAATATCACTGGCTTTTTTGCCACCCGCACAAGGTGGCAGCCCTTTACTTTTTAAAAATCGTTTACCGCTTAACCCAACTATCTTAACCAAGATTGCACCGGGTGTTGAACGTCCAGGTATTCATATCGGCGTATGGCAGGAAGATGGTGAGCTCTATATCTGGGGGACTACAACCAGTATCCCTAATTTTTGTTTTGTATTAGACGTCTCTGAACCCGCACTGCTGGTAATTAAACACCGCAGGATCTATGGATTTGGAAAATTTACCAATATAGCCGTCCTTAAAGGAGATCAGATTAAGATTGTTGATGTGAACAGTGCAAGGCATCCGGATTGTCCGCCTATGTTATTGTCCTTGCTGGATCTTACGGCACCTTCTTACTGGAATGATACGGTTAATGTGCTGATTCAACTAGCTGTATCCATGCGTTCTCATCAGCGTGGAGGAACGCTGCTGGTTGTTCCCAACGGAACTAAAAATTGGCTGCAATCTATTATCAAGCCAATTCAATATGGAATACAACCTGCATTTTGTGGATTATCAAATCTATTAAAGCAAGACCGGAAACAGGCGAGCCAGATCTTCTGGCAAACGGTGCTGAAAAGAGAAGTAGAGCATCTGGCTGGTTTAACAGCTATAGACGGAGCAACTGTGATCAGTGATGATTATGAGCTTCTGGCTTTTGGCGCTAAAATAGGGCGCGCAAAAGGTAAAGAGCTGATTGAAGAATTATCCTTTATAGAACCCATTGCTGGCGGTGGGGCTGTTGTGATGCATCCTGCTAAAGTAGGGGGGACACGTCACCTTTCTGCTGCACAGTTTATACAGGATCAGAACGATGCAATTGCGTTAGTAGCTTCGCAGGATGGACATTTTACTATTTATTCCTGGTCACCAATACAGGAAAGAGTAATGGCACACCGCATTGATACGCTACTGTTATAG